A region of the Pedococcus aerophilus genome:
GCACCTGCTGTCGCACTGCCTCGTCGCGCCCAACAGCATCAACCTCGACGGGATCTTCGGGGTCCTCGCCAACGTCGTCTGGACGACCCAGGGACCCTGCGCCGTCGACGGTTTCGAGATGACGCGGGCGCGGCTGCGGCTGCGCGGGACGGTCAACGTCCTCGGCATCGACAAGTTCCCCCGCATGGTCGACTACGTCGTGCCGGCGGGTGTGCGCATCGCCGACGCCGACCGCGTCCGCCTCGGTGCCCACCTCGCCCCGGGCACGACCGTCATGCACGAGGGCTTCGTCAACTACAACGCGGGCACGCTGGGCAGCTCCATGGTCGAGGGACGCATCTCCCAGGGTGTCGTCGTCGGTGACGGCTCCGACATCGGCGGCGGCGCCTCGACGATGGGCACCCTGTCCGGTGGCGGCACGGAGCGCGTGCGGGTCGGCGAGCGCTGCCTGCTCGGCGCCGAGTCGGGTCTGGGCATCGCCCTCGGCGACGACTGCGTCGTCGAGGCCGGCCTCTACCTCACCGCCGGCACCAAGGTGACCCTGGCCGACGGCCGGGTCGTCAAGGCCCGCGAGCTGTCCGGCCAGGACAACGTCCTCTACATCCGCAACTCGGTGACCGGCACGGTCGAGGCCAAGGCACGCGACGGGCACGGCATCGTGCTCAACTCCGCGCTGCACGCCAACGACTAGCCGTGCCCAGGAGCGCCAAGGGCGGCATCGTGCTCTCGGAGCATCGAACGCCGTCGCGGACCCGCCGGTTCGTCACGCGAATCGTGTTGCTGCTGTTCGTCATCGGCCTCGTCGGTGCCGGCTGGGTGGGGCTGCGCGGCACCCTGCACAACCTCGGAGGTCCGCGCTGCCAGGCCACCGCCGCGGGCGCGAGCGTGGACTTCGACCCCGGCCAGACCGCATACGCCGCAACCATCGTGGGCATCGCGGAGAAGCGCGGCCTGCCCGCGCGGGCCGGGACCATCGCCATCGCCACGGCGATCCAGGAGTCCAAGCTGCGCAACCTCACGTACGGCGACCGTGACTCCGTCGGGCTCTTCCAGCAGCGGCCGAGCCAGGGGTGGGGCACCGAGAAGCAGATCCTCGACCCGGTCTACGCGACGAACAAGTTCTACGACGCCCTCGTCAAGGTGGACGGCTACGAGCAGATGCGCATCACCGAGATCGCCCAGGAGGTGCAGCGCTCGGCCTACCCCGAGGCGTACGCCGACCACGAGCAGGAGGGGCGGCTGCTCGCCTCCACCCTCAGCGGGCACTCCCCCGGCGGCCTCGGCTGCCGCCTGGACGACGCCACCGGCGGCCAGCCGACCGAGCTGAGGGCCGCCCTGTCCAAGGAGCTCGGGGTCGCGAGCACGGTCAAGGGCCGCGTGCTCACCGTGAAGGCCGACTCCGAGCGCCGTGCGTGGAGCGCCGGGTCCTTCGCGGTCGCCAAGGCCGGGCAGTACGGCGCCACGAAGGTCCGCGTCGGCAACCGTGAGTGGACCCGCACCCGGGACACCGACGGCTGGACCTGGGCGACGGTCAAGGGTGGCGCCGGAACGACCGTGACCGTCACCTTCCCCGCCACCAGCTGACCGAACGCCCGGCGCGACGCACGGGTCAGCGGACGACGACCGCGTCCCCGACGGCGCGCTCCCCTGTCGCGTCGGACGGGTGGCTCACCAGCTGCTCGTCCACGACCATCGCGGTCGACCCGCCACCGTCGAGGTTCAGGGCGTCGACCATGCCGAGCGACCTGGCCACCGCCGCGGCCTCCGGGATCGACAGGCCCAGCTCGCCCAGCTGACGTCCGTCGACCGTCACGAGCATCGTGCGGCCGGAGCCGTCGACGCCGGCGAAGGTGCGCGGGTTGCGCTGCAGGGCCCACCCGTAGGCGAAGCTCGGTTCGCCGGGGTGAACCATGCCGTCCTGGCGCTGGGTCACGTGCACGTGGCCGTCCCGGACCAGCTCCGGACCACCGTTGAGCACCGACGCGCCGTGGCCGGTCAGTGGGCGGGAGCCGTTGCGCAGCTCGGTCGTGGGGCCCACCCGCTGGCCCGGCCTCAGTCCCGCGACGACGCCGGCGCCGCTGCCGATGCCCTGCAGCGACCGCTGCCCCGGGGCGAGGGCGACCCCGCGCGTATCGGCCACCGAGAGCACGCGGCCCTTCCGGTCAATCACCGCCTCAGCTCCTGGGCCGGCCGGCGTGCGCGGGCCGAACGCGTCCGTGAACAGGACCAGCTCGTCGGCGTCCGTGCACGTGATGTCGTGCAGCGGAAGGGTGGTCGGCAGGTCGTCCGAGGTGCCACCACAGTTGCGGATGAGGCCGGGGACGCGGTTCAGCCCGTCGAGGACCTGCCGTCCCGACGGGAGCGTGGCGGTCGCCACCCACCTCGGGCGGACCACGGCCGTGTGCCGTGCGCCGGGGTCGAGCACGAGGACCGGACGGGACCCGACCGGCTCGGACTCCAGGCGCCCGTCGTAGACGCCCGCCCCAGCGGGGTCACCCTCGGCACCGGCCTTGGGGTCGAAGACGAAGAACCCCGCGTTGACGGCCACCTTCGCCTTCTCGTACCCCGCGAGCCACGACGTGGTCTCCCTGGTCTCCAGGCTCGGGCCGTAGGTGCCACCGATAGACCCACGGAAACGCCGGGGATCGATCGTCACGACGTTCACGGTCCACGGCCCCTTGGCGCGGGAGTCGCCGTCCCAGCCCGAGTACCAGGCGCGTCCGGCGAACCCGGCCGAGGTCAGGCGGGCGGCCTCAGCCGCCGCCTGGGCCTGGCTCGTCCACGTCGCGACCAGGCGCACCCGCCAGCCGAGGACGCCAGCCGCGACATCCGCAACCGCCGGCTGCAGGACCTGCTGGGCCTGCGCGGGGAACCCTGCGGCCGTGAGCCGCCCCGCATACGCCTTGGCGCTGTCCTGGTCCTGGATGGCGCTCGGCGGCGCGTCCGGGTCCGGGCTGCCCGCACCTGCCGGGATGCTCACCTCCACGACCCAGCGGACGCTGGCGTCCGCTGCTCCCCTCGTGATGCGTGTCCAGGTGACCCCAGGCGCGACCTGCTGCACGGCCCGGGTCTCGGCAAGTCCCGCCGGTCCGAGGTCCAGCGCACGGGACACCCCCACGTGGCTCCGGGCGTCGTCGGAAGTGCGGTCCGGCGGTGACGCGGTGGCCGAACCGCCCACCGCCAACGTCGTTGCTGCGAGACCGACGATGCTGACCGCTGCTATCCAGGTGCGCCTCATGGGCCGAACGTTACGACCGATTGGTGCCTTTCGCCCGGTGGGACGACGACACCCCCGGCCTGTGGCCGGGGGCGTCGTGGGAGCTCGGTGCCGTGGGTCAGCGGGCGCTGAAGTCCACGTAGTCGCGCTCGGTGTGACCGGTGTAGATCTGGCGCGGGCGACCGATCTTGGTCTCCGGGTCCTCGATCATCTCGCGCCACTGGGCGATCCAGCCCGGGAGGCGGCCGAGGGCGAACAGGACGGTGAACATCTTCGTCGGGAAGCCCATGGCCTTGTAGATCAGGCCGGTGTAGAAGTCGACGTTCGGGTAGAGCTTGCGCTCCACGAAGTAGTCGTCCTCGAGGGCGCGCTGCTCGAGCTGGAGCGCGATGTCGAGCAGCGGGTCCTTGACGCCGTCCTTGTTGATGATGGTGTCGGCGGTCTTCTTGATGATCGCCGCGCGCGGGTCGTAGTTCTTGTAGACCCGGTGGCCGAAGCCCATCAGCTTGACGCCGTCCTCCTTGTTCTTCACCTTGCGGACGAACGCGTCGACGTCACCGCCGTCGGCCTGGATCTGGCCCAGCATCTCGAGGACGGCAGAGTTGGCGCCACCGTGCAGCGGACCCGACAGGGCGTGGATGCCGGCGGAGACCGAGTTGAACAGGTTGGCCTGGGCGGAGCCGACGAGCCGGACCGTCGAGGTCGAGCAGTTCTGCTCGTGGTCGGCGTGCAGGATCAGCAGCAGGTCGAGCGCCTTGACCATGTCGTCGTCGAGGTCGTACGGCTCGGCCGGGAAGCCGAACGTCATGCGCAGGAAGTTCTCCGTGACCGACAGGGAGTTGTCGGGGTAGAGGAACGGCTGGCCGACCGACTTCTTGTAGGCGTACGCCGCGATGGTCGGCAGCTTGGCCAGCAGGCGCACGGTCGAGATCTCGACCTGCTCCTTGTCGAACGGGTCGAGGCTGTCCTGGTAGAACGTGCCGAGCGCGGAGACCGCGGACGACAGCACCGGCATGGGGTGCGCGTCGCGCGGGAAACCACCGAAGAACGCCTTGAGGTCCTCGTGCAGCAGCGTGTGGCGACGGATCTTCTGGTCGAAGTCGTCGAGCTCGGTCTGCGTCGGCAGCTCGCCGTAGATGAGGAGGTAGGAGACCTCGAGGAAGCTGGACTTCTCGGCCAGCTGCTCGATCGGGTACCCGCGGTAGCGCAGGATGCCCTCGTCACCGTCGATGTAGGTGACGGCGCTGTTGCACGAGGCGGTGTTGACGAAGCCGATGTCGAGGGTGGTGTTGCCGGTCGTCTTCATCAGCTTGCTGATGTCGTAGCCGTTGTTGCCCTCGGCGGCCTTGACCAGCGGGAGGTCGAGTGTCGTGTCGCCCGCCTTCAGCGTGGCGCCAGCGGATCCGTCATTGCTCATGCGTAACCATCCTCAAATGTCCCGGAGCGGGCACCCTCACACGGCGTGCCTCGCGCATCTCGACGCTACCCCAGAACCCCACGCCGTCGGAAAACGGGCACCTCAGGTGAGCAGTCTGGCGGCTGCTGCGGCGATCCGCTCGTCGGTGGCGGTCAGCGCGATCCGGACGTGCTCGCGACCCGCATGGCCGTAGAAAGTCCCTGGTGCCACGAGGATCCCGCGCGAGGCGAGCGCTTCCACGGTGGCCCAGGAGTCCTCCCCCCGCGTCGCCCACAGGTACAGACCCGCGTCGGAGTGGTCGACCCGCAGGCCGAACCCCTCGACGGCGGTACGCAGCGTGGCTCGCCGCGCTGCATACCTCGCCTTCTGCTCGGCGACGTGGGCATCGTCGCCGAGAGCGGCGGTCAGCGCCTGCTGCACCGGCCACGGGACGATCATCCCGGCGTGCTTGCGCACCTCGAGGAGCCGGCGCACCAACGACACGTCGCCGGCGACGAAGGCTGCCCGGTAGCCCGCGAGGTTGGACTGCTTGCTGAGCGAGTAGACCGCGAGCAGACCCTCGTGGCTCCCCCCGCACACGCGCGGGTCGAGGATGCTCGGGGTGGTCGGCTCGGTGGAGTCCGCACGCCAGTCGAGCTCGGCGTAGCACTCGTCGGACGCGACGACGACGCCGTGCTGGCGCGCCCAGGCGACGACCTTGGCGAGGTGGTCGACGCCGAGGACACGACCCGTGGGGTTGCTGGGGGTGTTGAGCCACAACAGCTTCGGCGTGGTCGCGGAGGTCAGGGGGCCGAGTGCGTTGAGCCCGTCGACGACCTGCGGGGTGGCCCCGGCGAGCCGGGCACCGACGTCGTAGGTCGGGTAGGCGATGCCCGGGAAGCCGACCACGTCGCCGACCCCGAGGCCCAACAGGGTCGGCAGCCAGGCCACCAGCTCCTTGGACCCGATCGTCGGCAGCACGCCGTCGGGGTCGAGGTCCGGCACACCACGACGGCGCGCGAACCACACGGCCACGGCCTCGCGCAGCGTGGGGGTGCCGTAGGTCTGGGGGTACCCGGGCGCGTCGGCGGCCTCGCGCAGCGCCTCCTGGACGACCGCGGGCGTCGGGTCGACCGGCGTGCCGACGGAGAGGTCGACGATCCCGCCGTCGGGCTCGCCCGCACCAAAGGAACTCGCCCGCTCCTTGAACGGAGCGAGCGAGTCCCAGGGAAAGTCCGGCAGAGCCCGCGGGCTCGTCACGCGGCGCAGCTCACTCGTCGTGGGACTGCGGCGGGAGGTCGGCGATGAGCGGGTGGTCCTTGTTGATCAGGCCCAGCTTGGCCGCACCGCCGGGGCTGCCCAGGTCGTCGAAGAACTCGACGTTCGCCTTGTAGTAGTCGGCCCACTGCTCGGGGGTGTCGTCCTCGTAGTAGATCGCCTCGACGGGGCAGACGGGCTCGCAGGCGCCGCAGTCGACGCACTCGTCGGGGTGGATGTAGAGGGACCGCTCACCCTCGTAGATGCAGTCGACCGGGCACTCTTCGATGCAGGCCTTGTCCTTGAGGTCAACGCAAGGCTGGGCGATCACGTACGTCATGGCGCACATACTATGCGGCTCATGCCAGCAGACGTGCGGAGGATCCCCCTCGGGTCCCGAGTGGTGGTCAGGTGGCGCCTTGCCGAGCCGGAGGCCGCGACCGCGGCCACCCTGACCGACAGCGTCGGCGTGCTCAGCAGCCGCGACGAGGAGCACCTGGTCGTCGAGACCTCCCGGGGCCCGGTGCGCATCGCACTGGCCAGCGTGACCACCGCCAAGGAGGTCCCGCCCAAGCCCTCGCGGCGGGGCGCCCCGCACCTGGCCCTGTCGATCGAGGACCTCCAGCGCGTCATGGTCCCCGCCTGGGGAGCGGTCGAGCGCGACACCCTCGGCGAGTGGGTGCTGCGTGCCTCGGCCGGCTACACCCAGCGCGGCAACTCGGTGGTCCCCGTCGGCAGCCCCGGACTCCCCCTCGAGACCGCGGTCGAGGAGGTGGAGGCCTGGTATGCCGCGCGGCAGCTCCCGGCGAAGTTCGCCCTCGCCGGGCCGGAGGGCTTCGACGCGGGTGACGACCCGCTCGGCTCCTTGCTCGTGGCACGCGGCTACGTCGTGGGCAGCCGAACACTCAACCTCACGGCCTCGCGCGAGGTCATCGCCGCGGCGGACCCGGGCGGGCCGGCGGTCACGCTCGGCGAAGAGCTCACGGGACCCTGGCTCGAGACCTACCGACGGACCCGCGCAACGGTCCCGGGCGCGACCGAGGCCGTCCTGCGCGGCAGTCCCCGCGTCCTGTTCGGGAGCATCACGCCGGGGGGCGGACTGTCCCAGCAGCTGGGGCTGCGCGCGGCCGATGCTGCCGGGACGACCCCGATCGCGTTGGCACGACTGGGGATCGGTGCAGGCTGGGGCGGTCTCGGCGCCGTCTGGACGGACCCCGCATACCGAGGACGCGGACTCGCGGCGCACCTCACTGCCGCCCTCGCAGGAGCTTTGCGCGCCGAGGGTGTGTCACTCATGCACCTGCAGGTGGAGCACGACAACGCCCCGGCGATCCGGCTCTACCGTCGGCTCGGGTTCGCCGTGCACTCGTCGTACGCCTACCTCACCCAGGGCTGAGGCCGACAGGACCCTCCCCACTCCTCGGTTTCGGGGTCGACGTCGTCGCGCTGGGCTCGGTGGTGGCCGCCGGGCCGTCACCGAGGTGACCCTGTTCCTGGGCAGCGTCCTCGCCCGGCGACACCTCGTCTTCGGCCGACCTCGTACCGATCCGGTGGTCGGCCCGCCGACGGCTACCCGGGAAACTGCTGGCGCTGCACGGGCGGCTGCCGGGAGAGTGACGGCATGACGTCACGCATCTCGCACACCTCGGTCGACTCCCGCGACGCGCACGCCCAGTCGGTGTGGTGGGCGGGGGTGCTCGGCTTCACCGAGGACCCCCGGGACCCCAACCTCCCCGGGCACGAGGAGTGCATGATCTTCTCCCCCGACGGCCGCCAGCGGCTCCTGTTCATCGAGGTGCCCGAGGGCAAGACGGTCAAGAACCGCCTCCACCTCGACCTGTGGCCGACCGACCGGACGATGGACGAGGAGGTCGAGCGCCTGCTCGGCACCGGGGCCACGATGGTCCACGACCTGCGGGACCACCGCGGCCCCGGCACGGGGTGGGCGACGCTCGCCGACCCGGAGGGCAACGAGTTCTGCGTGCTGCGCAGCGAGTCCGAGCGACCGGACCCCTACGCCCACCTCGTGGTGTAGCGGCTGCGGCTCAGGCGGCCGTGACCGTGGCGTCAGGGACGAGGGTGCCACCGGTGCGGACCACACGGGGCTTGCCTGACCAGTTGCCGCCCATGCCGATCAGCAGCGAGACGTAGGCCAGTCCCCCGGACACTGCGACGACCGGGACGGACTCCGGCGTCGCGCTGGCCCTGTTCGTCCAGGTGTTCGTGATGAGGGCGGTGCCGCCCTGCACCATGATCAGCGCCGTGTCGCGCTGGTCGGTGAAGTCGCTCGGACGCGCCATGCCGAAGTTGAGCTTGGTGTTGGTCAGCGAGACGCCGCCACCCTTGACGACGACGAGCGCACCCATCGCCGGGTCGTTGGCGTTCTGACCCTCGATGACGCAGTCGCTGATGTCCAGTCCGCCCTGCTGGGAGGCCGGGCCCTCGACGAGGATGGCGCGGGAGCCACCGCGGGCGGTGAGGTAGAGGTGGCGCACCGCGGTCTTCGACAGGTTGCTGAACCGCATGAGGTACTTGCCGCCGTTCGCGCCCTGCCAGCCGTAGTTCATGTCTCCGGCGACCCACAGGAAGTTGTCCGAACCGCGCAGCGAGAACTGCGTGTCCTGGACAGCGACGCAGGTCCACGAGCCCTTGGTGGTGACCAGCGTCATCGAGAACGGGTCGGCCGGGGTGCCCAGGACGTGCTTGAAGCCGTAGAACGACAGGGTGTCCAGCGTGGTCGCGTACGACGTCCCCGCGCTGAAGGGGTGGTGGTAGAACTGCGTGACGGCGTTGCTCGACTTGAAGGTGATCCCGGCGACCATGACGTTGTACGTCGTGGCGGTGCCGACCAGCCACGACCGGGCGCCGCTGCCGCAGTTGAGGGTCACGGTGCACTGGGGCAGTGCGCCACCGGTGCCGGCGATCTCGGGGTTCTGCCAGCCGACGTTCGGGCCCAGGATCCGCAGACCGGAGAACGTGGTCCGCGTCTGCGTGAAGGTGTGGGCGCGACCCGAGAGACGGATCGCACGACGGGGGCTCGACGCCTTGGCAGCCGCGAGGGCCGCGGTGAGCTTCTCGTCGTCGGTGCCGGTGTACGAGTCGAGCAGGATGTCGTCCTCGGCCACGGCGGCTGAGGCGGACGAGGCTCCTACGACGGCGGCTCCGGTCGAGACGAGAGCGGCGGCACCGAGGTGCTTGAGGACGGTACGACGGGGGGTGGACATGCTTCTCCTTGCGCGCGGGGGGACGCTTGGGGGGTGACGCCCGATCGCCCGCCGAGGCGGGAGGATGGACGCCTGTCTGCCCCGCGCACGATGGCGCGGGTCGCACGGATCAGTGGTGCGTCACAGTGGACGCCTACCGGCCGGCCACCTCCCTGCAGGGGCGCTCCCGGTCACTGCCTCCGGCTGCGTGGATGGGTCCATGCGCAGACTCGAACAGGGCGAAACCGTAGCCCGCGCCCTCAGCAGGTGCGAATCGAGAAAGCGCTCACACGCCTGTGAGATCACCCCAATACCGGACAAACCGGCCCATCACGAGGTGGCGGGTTCCCGACGATCGGGACCCACCGACACCTGTGCTGGCGCCGACCCGCCACGAACCACCGTCCGGCGCTCACCTCCGGCGTCGGCGCTGGTCAGGACGGGGTCAGCCGCCGGTGCAGGTGACCTTGTCCTCGGGGATGTAGTGGGTGTTGAACTGTGACGTCTTGACCGCCTTGCCGGACTTCTTGAAGATTCGGCTCACGGTGACGTCGAAACCGGGCGACGGCGACTGCGTGACGCACCCTGCGGAGTCGTCGACGATGGTCTTGGGCTGCACGAGGTTGCGTCGCGGCCCCTTGGACGCCTCGACGTCCCAGACCTTGGTGCCGTAGAAGGTGACGGTGACGGCGCTGCCCGACACGCTGGCGCGGATCAGGATGCCGTAGCCCGTGTCGTTGGTGAAGCGGTTGTCGACGTCGGGCCAGGAGATCGTGGCCTCGCGCCCCTCGGGGTAGCGCGAGATGTAGAAGCTGTGGGGGTGGTGCTCCTCGATCTTGGCGCCGGAGAAGAACACGGCGTTGAAGAGCGTCGTCGACAGCTGGGAGATGCCACCGCCGTAGTCCTTCGTGAGCCTGCCGTTGATGATGACGGGCGCCTCGTTGTACCCCTTCGCGGCCGTCCGCTGCCCGAGCCGCTGGTTGAGGCTGAACGACTCACCCGGGGCGACGTAGGCACCGTTGAGGGTGCGCGCC
Encoded here:
- the dapC gene encoding succinyldiaminopimelate transaminase — translated: MTSPRALPDFPWDSLAPFKERASSFGAGEPDGGIVDLSVGTPVDPTPAVVQEALREAADAPGYPQTYGTPTLREAVAVWFARRRGVPDLDPDGVLPTIGSKELVAWLPTLLGLGVGDVVGFPGIAYPTYDVGARLAGATPQVVDGLNALGPLTSATTPKLLWLNTPSNPTGRVLGVDHLAKVVAWARQHGVVVASDECYAELDWRADSTEPTTPSILDPRVCGGSHEGLLAVYSLSKQSNLAGYRAAFVAGDVSLVRRLLEVRKHAGMIVPWPVQQALTAALGDDAHVAEQKARYAARRATLRTAVEGFGLRVDHSDAGLYLWATRGEDSWATVEALASRGILVAPGTFYGHAGREHVRIALTATDERIAAAAARLLT
- a CDS encoding phosphodiester glycosidase family protein, yielding MRRTWIAAVSIVGLAATTLAVGGSATASPPDRTSDDARSHVGVSRALDLGPAGLAETRAVQQVAPGVTWTRITRGAADASVRWVVEVSIPAGAGSPDPDAPPSAIQDQDSAKAYAGRLTAAGFPAQAQQVLQPAVADVAAGVLGWRVRLVATWTSQAQAAAEAARLTSAGFAGRAWYSGWDGDSRAKGPWTVNVVTIDPRRFRGSIGGTYGPSLETRETTSWLAGYEKAKVAVNAGFFVFDPKAGAEGDPAGAGVYDGRLESEPVGSRPVLVLDPGARHTAVVRPRWVATATLPSGRQVLDGLNRVPGLIRNCGGTSDDLPTTLPLHDITCTDADELVLFTDAFGPRTPAGPGAEAVIDRKGRVLSVADTRGVALAPGQRSLQGIGSGAGVVAGLRPGQRVGPTTELRNGSRPLTGHGASVLNGGPELVRDGHVHVTQRQDGMVHPGEPSFAYGWALQRNPRTFAGVDGSGRTMLVTVDGRQLGELGLSIPEAAAVARSLGMVDALNLDGGGSTAMVVDEQLVSHPSDATGERAVGDAVVVR
- a CDS encoding VOC family protein; its protein translation is MTSRISHTSVDSRDAHAQSVWWAGVLGFTEDPRDPNLPGHEECMIFSPDGRQRLLFIEVPEGKTVKNRLHLDLWPTDRTMDEEVERLLGTGATMVHDLRDHRGPGTGWATLADPEGNEFCVLRSESERPDPYAHLVV
- a CDS encoding GNAT family N-acetyltransferase; translation: MPADVRRIPLGSRVVVRWRLAEPEAATAATLTDSVGVLSSRDEEHLVVETSRGPVRIALASVTTAKEVPPKPSRRGAPHLALSIEDLQRVMVPAWGAVERDTLGEWVLRASAGYTQRGNSVVPVGSPGLPLETAVEEVEAWYAARQLPAKFALAGPEGFDAGDDPLGSLLVARGYVVGSRTLNLTASREVIAAADPGGPAVTLGEELTGPWLETYRRTRATVPGATEAVLRGSPRVLFGSITPGGGLSQQLGLRAADAAGTTPIALARLGIGAGWGGLGAVWTDPAYRGRGLAAHLTAALAGALRAEGVSLMHLQVEHDNAPAIRLYRRLGFAVHSSYAYLTQG
- the dapD gene encoding 2,3,4,5-tetrahydropyridine-2,6-dicarboxylate N-succinyltransferase, with the translated sequence MSSERSAWGFGLATTTVDGVVLDTWYPEPALGARPANASAPEELRALAGADELRRVRRTVVDVEVDLDAAPADASDAYLRLHLLSHCLVAPNSINLDGIFGVLANVVWTTQGPCAVDGFEMTRARLRLRGTVNVLGIDKFPRMVDYVVPAGVRIADADRVRLGAHLAPGTTVMHEGFVNYNAGTLGSSMVEGRISQGVVVGDGSDIGGGASTMGTLSGGGTERVRVGERCLLGAESGLGIALGDDCVVEAGLYLTAGTKVTLADGRVVKARELSGQDNVLYIRNSVTGTVEAKARDGHGIVLNSALHAND
- a CDS encoding citrate synthase, producing the protein MSNDGSAGATLKAGDTTLDLPLVKAAEGNNGYDISKLMKTTGNTTLDIGFVNTASCNSAVTYIDGDEGILRYRGYPIEQLAEKSSFLEVSYLLIYGELPTQTELDDFDQKIRRHTLLHEDLKAFFGGFPRDAHPMPVLSSAVSALGTFYQDSLDPFDKEQVEISTVRLLAKLPTIAAYAYKKSVGQPFLYPDNSLSVTENFLRMTFGFPAEPYDLDDDMVKALDLLLILHADHEQNCSTSTVRLVGSAQANLFNSVSAGIHALSGPLHGGANSAVLEMLGQIQADGGDVDAFVRKVKNKEDGVKLMGFGHRVYKNYDPRAAIIKKTADTIINKDGVKDPLLDIALQLEQRALEDDYFVERKLYPNVDFYTGLIYKAMGFPTKMFTVLFALGRLPGWIAQWREMIEDPETKIGRPRQIYTGHTERDYVDFSAR
- the fdxA gene encoding ferredoxin, giving the protein MTYVIAQPCVDLKDKACIEECPVDCIYEGERSLYIHPDECVDCGACEPVCPVEAIYYEDDTPEQWADYYKANVEFFDDLGSPGGAAKLGLINKDHPLIADLPPQSHDE